The Acidithiobacillus thiooxidans ATCC 19377 DNA window TGAGTGTCGGCACCCGCTGCCGGGTGGAAGCCGGCAATCAACGCGGTATTGATGCCGAAGTGGTCGGTTTTCACAACGAAAAACTGCAGTTGATGGCTGCCGGTGATTTGCACGGAGTCAGGCCCGGTGCCCGGGTACAGCCCTTGTCCGGGGAAGCACAGGCGAGTGTCAGCGAACGTCTTCTGGGTCGCGTAATGGATGGACAGGGTCAGTTTCTGGATGGTCTTGGCCCGGTGTCAGGACTCATCCGCGTGCCTCTGTTGGGTGTCAACATCAATCCCATGCAGCGTGCCCCGGTTAAGCGCCCCCTGGATGTTGGGGTGCGCGCCATCAATGCCTTGTTTACCATTGGTCGCGGCGCGCGCATGGGGCTTTTTGCCGGGAGTGGCGTCGGCAAAAGTGTTTTATTGGGTATGATGGCGCGAAACACCGATGCTGACGTGATTGTGGTGGGGCTGATTGGTGAACGTGGTCGTGAAGTCAAGGAATTTATAGAAGATATTCTTGGTGCGCAGGGGCTGCGTCGCGCTGTCGTAGTCGCAGCCCCTGCTGACGTTCCGGCTTTGACCCGGATTCGTGGGGCCCATCTGGCCACAGCCATCGCCGAATATTATCGTAGCCAGGGTAAGCATGTTTTGCTGCTCATGGATTCACTCACCCGCTATGCCATGGCCCAAAGAGAAATCGCCCTGGCCGTGGGCGAACCACCTGCTGTTCGGGGTTATCCACCTTCGGTTTTTGCGCGGCTGCCAGCGCTGGTGGAACGGGCGGGCAACGGTCCGGTGGGCGGCGGGAGTATTACGGCTTTTTATACCGTTTTGATGGAAGGGGATGATCAACAAGACCCTATTGCTGATAATGCCCGGGCAGTTCTTGACGGGCATCTGGTTTTGTCACGCAGTCTGGCGGAGCAGGGCCATTATCCGGCCATTGATCTGGAAGCATCCATCAGTCGGGTCATGCCCAACATCGTGTCTTCTGCTCAGATCAATCAGTTGCACCGTCTAAAACGTCTCTATAGCCGTTATCGGGAACATCAGGATCTGATTGCGGTGGGTGCGTATACGCCGGGCATGGATCCATTGCTGGATCAGGCAGTACGTGCTTATCCGGCCATTCTGGGATTTCTCCGCCAGAATCAGCAGCAGTCCGTGTCTTTGCAGAGCAGTCAGGAGCAATTGGCGCAGATCATGGCAACATATCTGGAAGAGGGTTAGTTATAGATGATGAGTCGCCAGAACGTCTTGTTATTTTTGCGGGAGGATGCTGATAAAAGACAGAAAGAAATAGCTGTTCGTCTAGGAAAGCAGCGAAGTTTACTGAGTGAAGTGCAGCAGAAGTTGCAACTCCTGGAAAATTATCTGCAGCAGTATCGAAATCAGGCGATTGCAGCTGAGACTTCAGGAATCCTCGGTGCGCAGGCTCTGGATACCCGCAATTTTATTCATCAACTGGAGCAGGTCCTGCAGATTCAGAAGGAAAATGCTCTACGTCAACAGCAAAGCGTGGCGCAAATCCAGTCTGAATGGGCTTCTGCCCGTGTCCAGGAAAAAGGCTTTGCCGCTTTGGCACGCCGTATCGAGATTGAACAACATGAGCTGGAATTACGCACAATTCAGAAAGAACTGGATGAGTGGGCGAATCGTCGCCCTGGCTGTCAATGAGCTGGTGTGAAATTTGCTTGGGTACTGTCTGATAATTTTAAGCTGAGGATTTATCCGGATGGCAGCCGTAAGCATCGTCAACCTCGTGTCTTCATCAAGTCTTGCCTCAAACCCCGTGGGTAAGGGCAGCGCGCCAGCAGGCAAGGAAAAGTCTGACAGTACAAAATTTGCTGCGGTCATGGCAAAACAGCAATCACGGGAAACGCCGCCGCCGCAAAAG harbors:
- the fliI gene encoding flagellar protein export ATPase FliI, with protein sequence MMLRFADRQKLWGDTLNHYTQRLPETFPALLPSGRLVRMVGLVLEAEGFDVSVGTRCRVEAGNQRGIDAEVVGFHNEKLQLMAAGDLHGVRPGARVQPLSGEAQASVSERLLGRVMDGQGQFLDGLGPVSGLIRVPLLGVNINPMQRAPVKRPLDVGVRAINALFTIGRGARMGLFAGSGVGKSVLLGMMARNTDADVIVVGLIGERGREVKEFIEDILGAQGLRRAVVVAAPADVPALTRIRGAHLATAIAEYYRSQGKHVLLLMDSLTRYAMAQREIALAVGEPPAVRGYPPSVFARLPALVERAGNGPVGGGSITAFYTVLMEGDDQQDPIADNARAVLDGHLVLSRSLAEQGHYPAIDLEASISRVMPNIVSSAQINQLHRLKRLYSRYREHQDLIAVGAYTPGMDPLLDQAVRAYPAILGFLRQNQQQSVSLQSSQEQLAQIMATYLEEG
- the fliJ gene encoding flagellar export protein FliJ; this encodes MMSRQNVLLFLREDADKRQKEIAVRLGKQRSLLSEVQQKLQLLENYLQQYRNQAIAAETSGILGAQALDTRNFIHQLEQVLQIQKENALRQQQSVAQIQSEWASARVQEKGFAALARRIEIEQHELELRTIQKELDEWANRRPGCQ